Proteins encoded together in one Centropristis striata isolate RG_2023a ecotype Rhode Island chromosome 6, C.striata_1.0, whole genome shotgun sequence window:
- the parvaa gene encoding parvin, alpha a — protein MASSPQKSPSSPKSPTPKSPSSRKKDDSFLGKLGGTLARRKKAKEVSELQEEGINAINLPLSPSHYELDPEDTMLEENEVRTMVDPNSKNDRKLQELMKVLIDWINDVLVGERIIVKDLAEDLYDGQVLQKLFEKLEGEKLNVAEVTQSEIAQKQKLQTVLERINDSLKLSTRNIRWNVDSVHAKSIVAILHLLVAVSQHFRAPIRLPDHVSIQIVVVQKREGILQSRQIQEEITGNTEAFSGRHERDAFDTLFDHAPDKLNVVKKTLITFVNKHLNKLNLEVSELDTQFADGVYLVLLMGLLEGYFVPLYNFFLTPENFDQKVHNVSFSFELMQDGGLERPKPRPEDIVNCDLKSTLRVLYNLFTRYRNVD, from the exons ATGGCTTCTTCGCCTCAGAAGTCTCCGTCCTCCCCGAAGTCTCCGACGCCAAAATCACCGTCCTCCAGAAAGAAAGATGACTCTTTCCTGGGAAAACTTGGTGGAACTTTGGCAAGAAGGAAAAAGGCGAAAGAAG TGTCTGAGCTTCAGGAAGAGGGAATAAATGCTATCAACCTTCCTCTCAGCCCTTCCCACTACGAGCTGGACCCGGAGGACACAATGCTAG AGGAGAACGAAGTGCGCACCATGGTCGACCCCAACTCCAAGAACGACCGTAAACTGCAAGAACTCATGAAG GTGCTGATCGACTGGATAAATGATGTTCTGGTGGGGGAGAGGATCATTGTGAAGGATCTGGCTGAAGATCTGTATGATGGACAGGTGCTGCAGAAGCTATTTG AAAAGCTGGAAGGTGAGAAACTGAACGTGGCAGAAGTGACCCAGTCCGAGATCGCCCAGAAACAGAAGCTGCAGACGGTTTTAGAGCGCATCAATGACTCACTGAAACTCTCCACCAGGAACATCCGCTGGAACGTTGACT CCGTTCATGCTAAGAGCATAGTTGCTATCCTGCACCTGTTGGTGGCGGTGTCGCAACACTTCAGAGCACCAATCAGATTGCCAGACCACGTTTCTATTCAGATAGTGGTCGTCCAG AAAAGAGAGGGCATCCTCCAGTCCAGACAAATTCAAGAGGAGATCACTGGCAACACAGA GGCTTTCTCTGGCAGACACG AGCGTGACGCTTTCGACACCCTGTTTGACCATGCTCCAGATAAACTGAATGTTGTCAAAAAG ACACTGATCACATTCGTGAACAAACACCTCAATAAGCTCAACCTTGAGGTGTCTGAATTGGACACACAG TTTGCAGATGGCGTTTATCTGGTATTGCTGATGGGGCTGTTGGAGGGATACTTTGTGCCGCTCTACAACTTCTTCCTCACACCAGAGAATTTTGACCAAAAg GTCCACAACGTGTCCTTCTCCTTTGAACTGATGCAGGATGGAGGTCTGGAGAGACCAAAGCCCCGACCAGAGG atatAGTGAACTGTGACCTCAAATCAACACTGCGCGTCCTCTACAACCTCTTCACCAGGTACAGGAACGTAGACTGA